A single region of the Lates calcarifer mitochondrion, complete genome genome encodes:
- the ND6 gene encoding NADH dehydrogenase subunit 6, with translation MCFIMYLIFILFCLKDWVAVASNPSPYFAAFGWLVSCCSMGWWGFWLGHGGPFLSLVLFLIYLGGMLVVFAYSAALAAEPYPEAWGSWPVVVHMVVYMVGVVLAFVVFGGVWYESSWVSVDELGEFSVFRGDAGGVALMYSSGGWMLIISGWVLLLTLFVVLELTRGLSRGALRAV, from the coding sequence ATGTGTTTTATTATGTACTTAATTTTTATTTTGTTTTGTCTTAAGGATTGGGTTGCGGTTGCGTCCAACCCTTCTCCATACTTTGCTGCTTTTGGGTGGTTAGTAAGTTGTTGCAGTATGGGGTGGTGGGGTTTTTGGTTGGGACATGGGGGTCCTTTTTTGTCGTTGGTGTTGTTTTTGATTTATCTAGGAGGGATGTTAGTTGTATTTGCATATTCAGCAGCTTTGGCTGCTGAGCCATATCCTGAGGCTTGAGGGAGTTGGCCTGTTGTAGTGCATATGGTCGTGTACATAGTGGGTGTGGTATTAGCTTTTGTGGTGTTTGGAGGGGTTTGATATGAGTCTTCATGGGTGTCGGTTGACGAGTTGGGCGAGTTTTCTGTATTTCGTGGTGATGCAGGGGGAGTGGCGTTGATGTATTCTTCTGGGGGTTGGATGTTGATTATTAGTGGATGGGTGCTACTTCTCACTCTTTTTGTAGTGTTAGAATTGACTCGGGGGTTGAGTCGGGGGGCACTTCGGGCAGTTTAG